The genome window TGGGATATTATTTTTAGTGGCATGTTCTCCTACTTTTCGAGCAAAGATAGCACCAAACACCAAGCCCAATCCCCAATTGAAAAAGCTAACTAATAAAGTCAGTAAAGTAACCCAAGCTGCAGCCTGAGCCGTATTACTACAAAATAGTGTGGCTTTATCTATCCAATGACTTATTGTTTTAGTAAGTGCTAAAACATGACCCAGCACGAGCATCAGCATCATTTGCACTGCAAAAACTAAAAGGGGAGAGTTCCACAATCCTTTTTCCCAATAATTGAGTAGTGATAAAGGTGTTTCTTGATTTGGACTTAGAAAATAGGCTAAAACAAAAGTGACTAAAGTAAGTACTACTGCTATTGTAAACGGTGCAGGTAGTAAAGCCTTAAATACACGGATTAGCCGAGCAGACATCTTTTAGAATGGTAGGTCGTCTTCTTCAGCGTCAGAAGCTTCTAATGGTGCTTGAGGCATAGCGACGTCTTCTACAACGGCCGCTGCTGCTCTGTTGATTCTCCAAGCATCGATATTGTGATAATATTTACCATTGTACTCTCTAGAAGAAAGATTGAAAGAAACTTCTATTTCAGTACCAGGCTGAATGCCATCTATCATAGCGATTTTATCCTCGCCAAAAAGACTGAAACATACTTCTGGATTGTATTGTGCGCCAGTATCAATAACAAAAGATTGTTTTTTCCATTCTTTTCCTGCTTTACTTGTGCCACTTTCTACATCTAATGCTTTGACTAATTTTCCTGTAATTGCTAAACTCATGTTCTATTTAATTTATCTATCAATAATGTTTTCCAAGCCTCACTTATGCGGCCTTTTTTTAATAATTCTTTAGCACGATAATGCAAAGCTTCTCTGGCTTCTTCATCTTTAGCACTAAAATTTAGTATTTCTTTTATAGTATAATTTTCTTCTTTATATTTTTCTACTTCTTCTAAACTTGGTATAGATTCCATATTACCCAACATACCTAAGTCGTTTCCTGTAAGAATATAGCTGTTTCTAATTCGAGATGGAATTTTATCAATACCAATTCCTAAGTTACGTATAGGCTTCTCTACTTCAAACAGTGCATCTTGTGATGAACGGCAATACCAATTGCCACCCATTCGACCTACTAAATCAATTTTATTAGGGTCAATAGCACCCATATCGTTTAGTATGTTATCGTTGATGTGCAACATCTTGATTTCACAAATGACCAAATTTCCAGCTCCTCCTTCTTGTCCTAATGAGATAACCTCATTAACGACACATTCCATTTGAACAGGTGATTCTTTCACTCTAAATGGCTTTACTAATTCAGAAGCAAGTGGTGTCAGACCAGATTTAATAAATTCGTTGACACCAGATTCATATTCTGTACTTGAAAGTGAAGTCTGTTGCACAATGTCATAAGACACTACATTGATAACGACTTCTTTATTATCTAACACATTTTCCAAAGTATGCTTAGTCGTGTTGTTGCGTACTCGTCGTGCTGGAGAAAAAATAGCAATAGGAGGGTTAGCACTAAACACATTGAAAAAACTAAAGGGGCTAAGGTTAGGATTACCATACTGATCCAGCGTACTTGCTAGTGCAATAGGGCGAGGACCAACTGCACCCAAAAGGTATTGGTGTAATTCGCCAACAGGAATATCTTTAGGTTGTATGTGTAACATAAAGGTTAAAAATGATTCTTAACAAAAGTAATATTTTGACTGTAAAATTAAGGCAGGATATAGAATAAATATTTTTTAAGTAAAATTGACTAAAAACTATATATTTGCAATCCATTTTGCTGCGGATGTGGTGGAATTGGTAGACACGCTAGACTTAGGATCTAGTGCCGCGAGGCGTGGGGGTTCGACTCCCTTCATCCGCACACTAAAGCAACTCCAACTGGAGTTGCTTTTTTTTTAGTCCC of Flavobacteriales bacterium contains these proteins:
- a CDS encoding DUF3127 domain-containing protein; amino-acid sequence: MSLAITGKLVKALDVESGTSKAGKEWKKQSFVIDTGAQYNPEVCFSLFGEDKIAMIDGIQPGTEIEVSFNLSSREYNGKYYHNIDAWRINRAAAAVVEDVAMPQAPLEASDAEEDDLPF
- a CDS encoding flavin reductase family protein; translated protein: MLHIQPKDIPVGELHQYLLGAVGPRPIALASTLDQYGNPNLSPFSFFNVFSANPPIAIFSPARRVRNNTTKHTLENVLDNKEVVINVVSYDIVQQTSLSSTEYESGVNEFIKSGLTPLASELVKPFRVKESPVQMECVVNEVISLGQEGGAGNLVICEIKMLHINDNILNDMGAIDPNKIDLVGRMGGNWYCRSSQDALFEVEKPIRNLGIGIDKIPSRIRNSYILTGNDLGMLGNMESIPSLEEVEKYKEENYTIKEILNFSAKDEEAREALHYRAKELLKKGRISEAWKTLLIDKLNRT